Proteins encoded in a region of the Sugiyamaella lignohabitans strain CBS 10342 chromosome B, complete sequence genome:
- the KIP1 gene encoding Kip1p (Kinesin-related motor protein; required for mitotic spindle assembly, chromosome segregation, and 2 micron plasmid partitioning; functionally redundant with Cin8p for chromosomal but not plasmid functions; GO_component: GO:0005737 - cytoplasm [Evidence IEA]; GO_component: GO:0005856 - cytoskeleton [Evidence IEA]; GO_component: GO:0005871 - kinesin complex [Evidence IEA]; GO_component: GO:0005871 - kinesin complex [Evidence TAS] [PMID 9153752]; GO_component: GO:0005874 - microtubule [Evidence IEA]; GO_component: GO:0005634 - nucleus [Evidence IDA] [PMID 22842922]; GO_component: GO:0005819 - spindle [Evidence IEA]; GO_component: GO:0005876 - spindle microtubule [Evidence IDA] [PMID 1618910]; GO_component: GO:0005816 - spindle pole body [Evidence IDA] [PMID 9585415]; GO_function: GO:0005524 - ATP binding [Evidence IEA,IEA]; GO_function: GO:0008017 - microtubule binding [Evidence IEA]; GO_function: GO:0003777 - microtubule motor activity [Evidence IEA]; GO_function: GO:0003777 - microtubule motor activity [Evidence IGI] [PMID 1618910]; GO_function: GO:0000166 - nucleotide binding [Evidence IEA]; GO_function: GO:0005200 - structural constituent of cytoskeleton [Evidence IPI] [PMID 9585415]; GO_process: GO:0007049 - cell cycle [Evidence IEA]; GO_process: GO:0051301 - cell division [Evidence IEA]; GO_process: GO:0008152 - metabolic process [Evidence IEA]; GO_process: GO:0007019 - microtubule depolymerization [Evidence IMP] [PMID 19041752]; GO_process: GO:0007018 - microtubule-based movement [Evidence IEA]; GO_process: GO:0007067 - mitotic nuclear division [Evidence IEA]; GO_process: GO:0000070 - mitotic sister chromatid segregation [Evidence IGI] [PMID 7860634]; GO_process: GO:0000022 - mitotic spindle elongation [Evidence IMP] [PMID 9813090]; GO_process: GO:0030541 - plasmid partitioning [Evidence IMP] [PMID 19364922]; GO_process: GO:0090307 - spindle assembly involved in mitosis [Evidence IMP] [PMID 9813090]; GO_process: GO:0000073 - spindle pole body separation [Evidence IGI] [PMID 1618897]; GO_process: GO:0000073 - spindle pole body separation [Evidence IGI] [PMID 1618910]): protein MSSIPSCERTLSRASMASDPGGSNGVPSPSTSSGSNNIKVIARFRPENSLEKSDPDAINIVQFLSDSTCKIETKDFNGTFTFDRVFNMDSAQQQVFDYSLRPTVEDIFKGYNGTVLAYGQTGSGKSYTMMGPSIDDGNSRGAIPRIVDLIFDTIQNSSSDIEYMVRVSYMEIYMEKIKDLLNPTNDNLPIHEDKTRGVYVKGLTEEYVSCANDVYQVMRQGSRIRSVAATNMNQESSRSHSIFVIVVSQKNIITGSQKTGQMFLVDLAGSEKVGKTGASGQTLEEAKKINKSLSALGLVINSLTDSKSSHIPYRDSKLTRILQESLGGNSRTSLIVNCSPSSYNDAETLSTLRFGVRAKTIKNKAKINAELSPTELRQLLRQSQTTLESRVRYEQKLEAELLLWRSGTSPSKSDWTDLLPYSVPQSPRTGSSMSYRSSSTVTPLRRGVAARPGHRSTMSNVSTLNDVSYTIPMSPTPSEFGFENENDSMNFLNSDTLQDQLTEKDAIIEQQEELISKLKETVQQVEESRQLILEIDNLKYDKKELEIKICALEDDNKDLSTRLDVAMKEALELSIKNSEVDEKSAPSSPNYDTKRRKKMSELLGDMYTDEVSISNASLLELLQLSEDLPEKSRIRAIRVLNNLSKQMDSSDLPGPESSATFPVSPSPSTLSTSSTRTSSVSFTPATYIIDLLKQENERFSSILSTHSETNADSLYQAKLQSQLETIEQLMSKVDVLNREKAALQSSVEELNDTIQLQKTSSEKTAALQAHIAQFETMKASLMTDLQDRCERIVELEISLDQARDQYNLALRNSNNKQQQKKMALLQRNLEQLTRVQRQLIEQNAQLKKEVVIDEKLLVVRNERIEALEESLRKSEQMASEDRELFAKNLALLREHLSDFRPKQEELSHVVNIVKPLRGGGGRGVATGINDGNETPPKEGIWTRLNHYVNS, encoded by the coding sequence ATGTCGTCGATTCCTTCATGTGAGCGAACGCTGAGTCGAGCAAGTATGGCAAGTGACCCTGGAGGGTCTAATGGTGTACCCAGTCCCAGTACCAGCTCTGGCTCCAACAATATCAAGGTGATTGCCCGATTTCGGCCTGAAAACTCACTGGAGAAATCAGATCCGGACGCTATCAACATTGTTCAATTCTTGTCGGACTCAACCTGCAAGATTGAGACCAAAGATTTCAATGGTACATTTACTTTCGATAGGGTATTTAATATGGACTCagctcagcagcaggtttTCGACTATAGCTTAAGACCGACTGTTGAGGATATATTCAAAGGGTACAATGGAACCGTACTGGCATACGGCCAAACAGGGTCGGGAAAGTCATATACTATGATGGGTCCAAGTATAGACGATGGTAATTCCAGAGGTGCCATTCCAAGAATAGTGGACCTGATATTTGACACTATTCAAAACTCTTCGTCTGATATTGAGTATATGGTACGAGTCAGTTATATGGAAATATACATGGAGAAGATAAAAGATCTGTTAAACCCCACTAATGACAACTTACCGATTCATGAGGACAAAACAAGAGGTGTGTACGTCAAAGGATTAACGGAAGAATACGTTAGTTGCGCTAATGATGTGTATCAAGTCATGAGACAAGGATCGAGGATCAGATCTGTTGCTGCAACCAACATGAACCAGGAGAGTTCTCGGTCACATTCAATCTTCGTTATAGTTGTTTCGCAGAAGAATATTATCACTGGTTCTCAGAAAACGGGTCAAATGTTTTTAGTCGACCTTGCAGGTTCTGAGAAGGTAGGCAAAACTGGAGCGTCTGGCCAGACATTAGAAGAAGCCAAAAAGATAAATAAGTCTTTGTCGGCACTGGGCCTGGTCATAAATTCTCTGACCGATAGCAAATCATCACATATTCCATACAGGGACTCCAAATTGACCCGTATATTACAAGAATCTTTGGGAGGTAATTCTAGAACGTCACTAATAGTGAACTGTTCGCCATCTAGCTATAATGATGCAGAGACTTTGTCTACATTGCGATTTGGTGTACGTGCTAAGACTATCAAGAATAAGGCCAAGATCAATGCTGAACTTAGTCCAACAGAGCTCCGACAATTACTGCGACAATCCCAGACGACCCTAGAGTCTCGTGTTCGTTATGAGCAGAAATTGGAAGCCGAGTTACTTTTGTGGCGGTCGGGAACTTCTCCTTCCAAATCAGATTGGACTGACTTGCTACCCTACTCTGTGCCCCAATCTCCAAGAACTGGATCTTCCATGTCTTATCgttcaagctcaacagtTACTCCCTTGAGGAGAGGAGTAGCTGCTAGACCTGGTCACAGGTCTACAATGAGTAACGTTAGCACGCTCAATGACGTTAGTTATACAATACCTATGTCACCTACTCCCTCTgaatttggatttgaaaaCGAAAATGATAGCATGAATTTCCTGAATAGCGATACCCTTCAAGACCAATTAACCGAAAAAGATGCAATTATTGAGCAGCAAGAAGAGCTAATCAGCAAACTTAAAGAGACCGTTCAACAAGTCGAGGAATCACGTCAGCTAATACTAGAAATTGATAATCTTAAGTATGACAAGAAAGAAttggaaatcaaaatatgTGCCTTGGAGGACGATAATAAAGACTTATCGACAAGGTTAGATGTAGCCATGAAGGAAGCACTAGAATTATCAATAAAGAATTCAGAAGTGGATGAGAAGAGTGCTCCTTCATCACCGAACTATGATACCAAGAGGCGAAAGAAAATGAGCGAACTGTTGGGAGACATGTATACTGATGAAGTCAGTATCAGCAACGCTAGTCTCTTGGAACTATTACAGCTATCAGAAGATTTACCAGAAAAATCCCGCATTCGCGCTATAAGGGTTCTCAACAATCTTTCAAAACAAATGGACAGTTCAGATCTGCCAGGGCCAGAGAGCTCAGCTACATTTCCAGTATCGCCCTCACCCTCCACATTATCTACATCCTCAACGAGAACATCTTCTGTCTCATTCACACCTGCAACATACATTATTGATCTCTTGAAGCAAGAGAATGAGCGATTTAGTAGCATTTTATCGACTCACTCAGAGACAAATGCCGATAGCCTTTATCAGGCCAAATTACAGTCACAGTTGGAGACTATTGAGCAACTGATGAGTAAGGTAGACGTGCTGAACAGAGAGAAGGCGGCCCTACAGTCTTCTGTAGAGGAATTAAATGACACAATACAGCTTCAGAAAACGAGTTCGGAGAAGACAGCTGCTTTACAAGCTCATATTGCACAGTTTGAAACGATGAAGGCATCGCTAATGACAGATCTACAAGACCGTTGTGAAAGAATTGTTGAACTTGAGATATCCCTTGATCAGGCTAGAGACCAGTATAACTTGGCGCTTCGAAATAGCAACaacaagcagcagcagaagaaaatggcatTGCTGCAACGGAACTTGGAACAGCTAACTAGAGTTCAAAGACAGCTTATTGAACAGAACGCCCAGCTAAAGAAGGAGGTAGTAATCGATGAGAAGCTGTTGGTTGTACGAAATGAGCGGATTGAAGCTTTGGAAGAGTCACTTCGCAAGTCGGAACAGATGGCGAGTGAAGATCGGGAATTATTCGCAAAGAATCTTGCTTTGTTACGAGAGCACTTATCAGATTTTAGGCCGAAACAAGAGGAGCTGTCGCATGTTGTCAATATAGTAAAGCCACTtcgaggaggagggggacGAGGGGTAGCTACTGGCATAAATGATGGAAATGAAACACCTCCTAAAGAGGGCATTTGGACGCGGTTAAACCATTATGTAAATTCGTAA
- the VMA5 gene encoding H(+)-transporting V1 sector ATPase subunit C (Subunit C of the V1 peripheral membrane domain of V-ATPase; part of the electrogenic proton pump found throughout the endomembrane system; required for the V1 domain to assemble onto the vacuolar membrane; the V1 peripheral membrane domain of vacuolar H+-ATPase (V-ATPase) has eight subunits; GO_component: GO:0000329 - fungal-type vacuole membrane [Evidence TAS] [PMID 11717306]; GO_component: GO:0016021 - integral component of membrane [Evidence ISM] [PMID 12192589]; GO_component: GO:0016020 - membrane [Evidence IEA]; GO_component: GO:0033180 - proton-transporting V-type ATPase, V1 domain [Evidence IEA]; GO_component: GO:0005774 - vacuolar membrane [Evidence IEA]; GO_component: GO:0000221 - vacuolar proton-transporting V-type ATPase, V1 domain [Evidence TAS] [PMID 10224039]; GO_component: GO:0000221 - vacuolar proton-transporting V-type ATPase, V1 domain [Evidence TAS] [PMID 9442887]; GO_component: GO:0005773 - vacuole [Evidence IEA]; GO_function: GO:0005524 - ATP binding [Evidence IEA]; GO_function: GO:0015078 - hydrogen ion transmembrane transporter activity [Evidence IEA]; GO_function: GO:0000166 - nucleotide binding [Evidence IEA]; GO_function: GO:0046961 - proton-transporting ATPase activity, rotational mechanism [Evidence TAS] [PMID 10224039]; GO_function: GO:0046961 - proton-transporting ATPase activity, rotational mechanism [Evidence TAS] [PMID 9442887]; GO_process: GO:0015991 - ATP hydrolysis coupled proton transport [Evidence IEA]; GO_process: GO:0006811 - ion transport [Evidence IEA]; GO_process: GO:0015992 - proton transport [Evidence IEA]; GO_process: GO:0006810 - transport [Evidence IEA]; GO_process: GO:0007035 - vacuolar acidification [Evidence TAS] [PMID 10224039]; GO_process: GO:0007035 - vacuolar acidification [Evidence TAS] [PMID 9442887]) — protein MSEQLLLVSLPSSAAPSGGDPQTQLDKWLAENLTIPHQEFAHFDIPSFKIGTLDNLVQQSEELAKYDGQLESIASKAADIINSLYDSENQIKAAKVIDNRYTSADYLKHFQWNSSKYRVDKSIGELVDLITKEVFSLDNDVRTSYNSYSTAKSNLSAVDRKQTGNLSVRSLHDVVKREHFVLESEYLRTVLVAVPKASTKEFLASYETLVPMVVPRSAGVIAEDSEYVLYNVTLFQKYVSQFVAKLRDHKWSPREFKYSDTLVADLRKEQAVASETERKLWGEVVRLSKAAYADIVKGWAHIKALRVFVESVLRYGLPPNFLTSIFVVPSGRLEKIEKILIEKFGYLGGNAFEKDTRGRLKGDSDLHEYGALVEADYKPFVLYVLPAV, from the coding sequence ATGTCCGAGCAACTTTTGTTGGTGTCGCTACCAAGCAGCGCAGCGCCTAGTGGAGGAGATCCCCAGACTCAATTGGATAAATGGCTGGCAGAAAATCTTACGATTCCCCACCAAGAGTTCGCTCATTTCGACATCCCTTCTTTTAAAATTGGGACATTGGATAACCTAGTCCAGCAATCTGAGGAATTGGCAAAATATGATGGCCAGTTAGAGTCCATTGCTAGTAAAGCTGCCGATATTATCAATTCTCTTTATGATTCGGAAAATCAAATTAAAGCAGCCAAAGTGATTGACAACAGATACACATCGGCTGACTACCTGAAGCACTTCCAATGGAATTCGAGTAAATATAGAGTTGATAAGTCAATTGGTGAGCTAGTAGATCTAATTACTAAGGAAGTATTCAGCCTGGACAACGATGTTAGAACCAGTTACAATTCATATTCAACAGCCAAGTCCAACCTTTCTGCAGTTGACCGCAAACAAACTGGTAACTTGTCAGTTCGCTCTCTTCATGACGTTGTAAAGAGAGAACACTTTGTTCTTGAAAGTGAGTATTTACGTACAGTTTTAGTAGCTGTTCCAAAGGCATCCACCAAAGAATTTCTTGCATCTTATGAAACTTTGGTTCCCATGGTTGTTCCCCGTAGTGCTGGAGTTATAGCTGAAGATTCTGAATATGTGCTTTACAATGTTACTTTATTCCAGAAATACGTCAGTCAATTTGTAGCAAAGCTTCGTGATCACAAATGGTCTCCTCGTGAATTCAAATATTCCGACACTTTAGTTGCTGATTTGCGAAAGGAACAAGCTGTTGCTTCTGAGACGGAACGTAAATTGTGGGGTGAAGTTGTACGTCTTTCTAAGGCTGCTtatgctgatattgttaAAGGATGGGCTCATATTAAAGCATTGAGGGTGTTTGTTGAAAGTGTACTGAGATATGGCCTCCCCCCTAATTTCCTGACTAGTATTTTTGTTGTACCCTCTGGCCGTCTAGAGAAGATTGAGAAGATCTTGATTGAGAAGTTTGGATACTTAGGAGGTAATGCTTTTGAGAAGGACACCAGAGGACGATTGAAGGGAGATTCTGATCTACATGAATATGGAGCATTAGTAGAGGCTGATTATAAGCCATTTGTCTTGTATGTCTTGCCGGCCGTCTAA
- the MCH5 gene encoding Mch5p (Plasma membrane riboflavin transporter; facilitates the uptake of vitamin B2; required for FAD-dependent processes; sequence similarity to mammalian monocarboxylate permeases, however mutants are not deficient in monocarboxylate transport; GO_component: GO:0016021 - integral component of membrane [Evidence IEA,IEA]; GO_component: GO:0016021 - integral component of membrane [Evidence ISM] [PMID 12192589]; GO_component: GO:0016020 - membrane [Evidence IEA]; GO_component: GO:0005886 - plasma membrane [Evidence IEA,IEA]; GO_component: GO:0005886 - plasma membrane [Evidence IDA] [PMID 16204239]; GO_function: GO:0008028 - monocarboxylic acid transmembrane transporter activity [Evidence IGI,IMP] [PMID 11536335]; GO_function: GO:0032217 - riboflavin transporter activity [Evidence IGI] [PMID 16204239]; GO_process: GO:0032218 - riboflavin transport [Evidence IGI] [PMID 16204239]; GO_process: GO:0055085 - transmembrane transport [Evidence IEA]; GO_process: GO:0006810 - transport [Evidence IEA]), whose amino-acid sequence MQDSLSVSSPVIGENSYIMSKSSEAEDTAPVSTDLEKLSSPDTSIPKGPADGPSPLPPNGGVMAWLQVLGGFFALFNSWGIVNAFGSFQAYYSTVLLSNESQSAISWIGSIQGFIIVASGLFTGRLVDAGYARYMTIVGVFLVVFGFMMTSLSYSYYQVLLAQGIAVGIGANLLFISVLSVVPQYFTTRRAAALGLVVSGSSLGGVLYPIIVERLLIEVGYPWTCRIVGFIALATGSVTCLVMKPRIPARKSGPLIDVPSLTDAPFIVFSIGNFFGYISMFIPLFFIPSFTIYKGHSEATGIYMSSVINAASVFGRTVPNFVADKIGPFNTLIPAVGCVVIITFCWIAVESLGGIIAFCIFYGFFSGVFISLAAPCMVSLTKNLNILGTRIGMSFFITSFGLLCSGPVAGALLDRKNGAYLYAQIYCGIASILSFSCYMIARYLLRGTQVKVKV is encoded by the coding sequence ATGCAGGATTCTCTTTCGGTCTCGAGCCCTGTTATCGGTGAGAATAGTTATATTATGTCTAAGTCGAGCGAGGCAGAAGATACAGCACCGGTTTCCACAGATCTTGAGAAGCTCTCGTCTCCAGATACTAGCATTCCAAAAGGCCCAGCTGACGGGCCATCACCCCTTCCCCCAAATGGAGGGGTGATGGCCTGGCTGCAAGTATTAGGAGGATTTTTTGCATTATTCAATTCGTGGGGTATTGTTAACGCATTTGGTTCTTTCCAAGCCTACTACAGTACGGTATTACTCTCCAATGAAAGCCAGTCTGCTATTTCGTGGATTGGATCTATCCAAggttttattattgtggCATCGGGGTTATTTACAGGTCGTTTAGTCGACGCAGGTTATGCTCGATACATGACAATTGTTGGTGTTTTCTTAGTCGTATTCGGATTTATGATGACAAGTTTGAGTTATTCATATTACCAAGTACTTCTTGCTCAGGGTATTGCTGTCGGAATCGGTGCTAACTTGCTGTTCATTAGTGTTTTGTCAGTTGTACCTCAGTATTTCACCACTCGACGAGCTGCTGCACTCGGACTTGTAGTGAGCGGAAGTTCCCTTGGTGGAGTACTTTACCCTATTATTGTGGAGAGGCTACTCATTGAAGTTGGTTATCCATGGACCTGTAGAATTGTTGGATTTATTGCACTAGCTACTGGCTCAGTTACTTGTCTTGTCATGAAACCAAGAATCCCTGCAAGAAAGTCTGGTCCTTTAATTGATGTACCTTCTCTCACCGATGCCCcatttattgtttttaGTATTGGCAATTTTTTCGGTTATATCAGTATGTTTATACCCCTCTTTTTTATTCCTTCGTTTACTATTTATAAAGGACACAGCGAAGCCACTGGTATTTATATGTCTTCCGTCAtcaatgctgcttctgTGTTTGGAAGAACTGTGCCAAACTTTGTTGCAGATAAAATTGGCCCTTTTAACACACTTATTCCTGCTGTTGGGTGTGTTGTGATAATAACATTTTGTTGGATTGCTGTAGAATCATTGGGTGGAATTATTGCTTTCTGCATTTTCTACGGCTTCTTTTCAGGagttttcatttcattGGCTGCTCCATGCATGGTTTCTCTAACCAAGAATCTCAATATTCTCGGAACAAGAATTGGCATGAGTTTTTTTATCACTTCATTCGGCCTTCTTTGCAGTGGACCAGTGGCCGGTGCTCTTCTAGATCGAAAAAACGGAGCTTACTTATATGCTCAAATTTATTGTGGTATTGCATCgattctttctttttcatgTTATATGATAGCTCGCTATCTTCTGAGGGGCACGCAGGTGAAAGTAAAGGTCTGA